ATGGAAATGGCTAAGCAGAATACGCACTCGAAGAGCATCAAAGACGTTGTCCCCGAGTCTACTGCGCAAAAAATCAAGGACGCATTCACTCAAGAGAGTGGAAAACCAACTTCCAAAGTGTACCCGATGATCAGCTTCATAGCCCAACCCGATTTGCCCCTTAAGCATGTGACATATAAACTCATTGATGTCTTTACCGTTAAGGGTACGTTGAAAATTCTTTACCTGGAATATCTACTTAGTTAACCATCTGTCCAGCGCAAGCCATGCTTCCAACGTTGCACATTCCCACCTTCCGccaggaggtggaggaggtgttCAATGGTTCTAATGATCCATGTCAAAACTTCCAATTACGAATGGTAATTGCAATAAGTATGCAGAAAATGAGCACGGCCTATGCAGGCCTAGCGGATAGTTATTACCTCGCCGCATTGCCGTTTCTCGAAGCCTCTCTCCGAAGAATGGACCTCAAATCATTACAGTGTCTGGTTTTAATAGCCCAGTATTCTCTGTTAACACCCACGCGAACCGCCGCATACTGGGTCGTTGGCATGGCCATCAAATTATGCCAGGATCTTGGACTCACTGAAGAAGCAACAATAACGCAGTCGCGCACCGGAAAACAGTTGGACCCATTGGAAGTGGACATGCGGAGGAGGCTATTTTGGATTACTACGTCAATGGAATTTGGTCTCTCGCATAGTCTGGGCCGCCCGAGTTGTTACTCGGTCAGTCATGATAATATCCACGTCAAGTTCTTCGAGCCAGTGGATGATAAGTATATTACTCGAGAGGGGATCCATCCTGATGCAAAACCCATCCTTCCCAAGTGTATTGCCATACACTTCTTCAAAATGCGCCTTTTGCAACTTGAGATTCGAAGAACCCTTTACTTGAGTAAACGAGATACTCCGGTTGACGATCATGACCCATGGTTTTCCCAAATGCTTGCCAAACTGGATCAGTGGGTAGCATCGTGCCCTACCCATGATGGAGGAAGCGGCTTGAGCGGAAAATGGTACCGAAACGTTCCCCTCATTTCTCCCCGTCAATTAAACTTACATATTATTTTTTATGCAGGTTCCAAGGCCGGCTGAACACCATGATAGTTTTCATGTATCGGCCATCTCCCCAAATCCCAGAACCATCTGTTTACGCTGCACGGCGCTGTTATGAAGCATCTGTGTTCAATGTCTTCATGCACAGAGAGCAAATTGAGACTGGATCAGTTGATTTGACTTGGATATTTACCCAGTCGCTCTTTATGGCACTGAATACTATCCTTTGGTCTCTTTCTTATCCTGAGATAAGAAAGGAGCATCATTTGAAAGAAGTCGAGCGCAGCCTTGAAGTAGCATTAGAGGGCATCATGCTGGCTGCAGAACGATGGCCAGGAGTGAGATCAGCCGGAATGCTCTATGAAAATTTAATCGCCGCATGTCTCAGGGCATACAACACTGAAGAATCGTTTGTCGTTCACTCACCTTCAAACCCGTCCAGCCATCCAACACCAGCATCCTCCCAGGATGTACAATCTCCACCATCTATAGCAAGTCCCGCCAGCACCGCAGCCTCAATCCACTCGCAACATCTCCTAGCGGGTGGTTCTTCAGTCGGTGAAACCGCGTCTGCTGGTACTTTCTCTAGAGGCCCATCAGCAGATCCAACGATTCCTTtcccaccaacaacaactgcATCATATATTCCTAATGATCCCGTCAACGCTGTTGAGGCCCCTTCATGGGATTCCAGTGTCCCACCAGACGCAGCACCCGAAACGCAAACTTCATTAAGCTTCGAGCTGTCTAATGATACCTTATTATCGGGGTCAGACCTGAACTTCGATCCATCCACGCCTTTTAATTCGTTTCCCTCGGTTGTTCCTGGGTTGCCGGGCTGGGACCCTAGCTTCTCACTCTCTTCGACTACCGCGGGCGGTCCATTGGCGTTTTCAGACGCAACAGCGGATCCAATGAGCTGGGTTGATACTCTTGGGGATCAGTACTCTCAATATTTCAACGGGGAGTATCCCGCAACCCCGTGGAGAGGGAGAACACTAAGTCAGCAGGAACAGCTGGAATTGATGGATTCGCTGGCAGACCACATTCCAGATGTCACTACTCAGCTCGCGATGCAAACTGCGACAGCACATTACCAATCATAAGAGGACCAAACAAGGACTTCccaatatatacatatatatgAAAAGGGCATATGGAGTATACATTTTCACTTCCTAAAAACGTAGGTAATCTATTAGTTATACTTAGCGCACTTCTCAAGCACGAACCGAAAGTAGTACTTAGTGGCGAACAAAGATCATGCATATGGACGATATATTACACGAGTATGAAATATAAATACCGTAAAATTCCAGGCGGGTCCGACGCCCCCAAGTTCCGAATCCAGAAAGGGCGCTCGTCTCGTCACGTGCACTCCGGCCTCTTGCCGTCATCCAACATCTCTTTCAAGTCCCAGCCGGTTTCACTTCAATAGCGCAGATCAAAGGGTCATCAATCTGCCCACCATCCCCAACCCACTGACTATCGACACTCCTCTCTTTCGACTTCCTTGATCGTATCGTCACCTTAGCGACAACTCTGCTGGCGTTCAGAGCGGTCTCACTGGCATGTGCGACTTCTAAGACGGTCGTCCCAACCTCGCTCGAGCGAACGTCGACCGACTGTCCCTCCCGTTCTCGTGGTCTGATATTGCCGTAATCCGTCACAATATTGCAAGTATCCGATTGAGGTCTTCTTGTAGGGCTACAGGATCAGGCTATCCAGACTCCCGCCGTCGtttctccctccctccctcctcccaaaaACTTCCTATGTCCGATCGCACCCCCTCGGCACCACTCCGTACAGGGCCCCCTTCACCGTCGTCTCCTGCTCCTTTCACATCTCTCAAAGACAGCTTACAACCGACTATTACGCCCGATCAGATTCCCCAGACGCCGACATCGCCTCCGTTGATGTCGGTAAGCGCTCCGAACAATGCCTCCGATTTCGCATCCATGCAAGCATTACCCAACCAGGCGACATCACAACCTGCTAGCCTCTCATCTCCGCCTTCCTCCGCACCCATGTCTACTCAGACCTCTCAGCAGCCAACAGCAGGCATAACAAACTCGTTTCCAACCCCAGCCAGCAGCGTCGACCCAGACCATACCGATAAGTCGTTTGGCACAGGGATATCAGAAACAGGAGCGCCTGGCCCGGCTGGTGCCAGTGTTGTGCCGAGTCAACAATCAGAACACAGGCGGACAGATCATGACAGGAATTCGGAATCCCCTCAGACAGGAACAGGGGTACGGGATTTTGCACAGATGGGCGGCTCTTCCCAAGTTCCCCATGGCGATGCCATGGAGCTTGACACAGAACCATCAGCACACACTAATTCCAGCTGGCCGAGCTTAGAATCCTTGCAGAAAGAATTCTCGTCCGCCTACCATCTTTGCAAAAGCTGTAAGAGCTCCCCAGTCCTTGCTGTGGTTGTTACCCCTCATGCACCTCACAATGCTCTGCAATCTCTACTTGAATTGAAATCTTGTTAACACTCGCCTTCCAAATTTTACAGCCCATATTGCGACTGGACCAGACCCATCAGTCGACCTAATCTCGCTGTATGGTTTAGGACCTGTAGCAAGATCGGTTGCAAGAAATGACCCTGTCACGGGAGAGAAGATCAATCGGCTTCGGAAGTCATACGAGGGCAAGCTGAAAGGCTTAGGTCTATCTGGACGGAATAAACCGGTGAAGCACGACTCCTCAACTCCTGGTGGGCTCCGACAGATGACGATGTGGCCCGAAGAAGAGTGGCAAAACCAGAAAGTTTTTGGCAAGGAAATAAAGGTGGCAGATATGGATTCAGCGCTACACAACCTACAGATGAAAGCTATGAAAATGGAGCCTGGGCCTGTACCAAACAACGATTACTGGGAAGATATGCTAGGTCATGACAAGCCTACGAAGAGTACAAGCATAGGGGAAGCTGCGAAAAAGCCTGCTGCTCCCCAAAATTCCGTTCGAACTGGCGCCCAGCCGAATGGAACACCGATAACAGCAGAGTCAGACCGAAGTCGCCCGAGCCGGGGGCGCAAGAGGAATTACGATGACAATAGCTTTGTGGGATACGGCGAGGGTTAcgcggatgatgatgatgagagcGGGTTCTATTCGAACAGTGACGGGGGTGGGAAGAAAAAACGGAAGAAGGTATGAGCCGCGGCTGCATGATGCTTATCAATGCTGATCCTTTGTTTGAAGGATCACGTCTCCAAAATTCCTGCGCCTCCGGACAGAGGGGGTAGCTATGGAGTCGGGATGTTCGGGATTGGTGCGAGGTGAACAACTATGACGGGATCTTTGCGGGCCAAAAGCAGACTACATACTTCATCTCTCCCCGTTCACGTTCTCTTCTACTATGCCTTGAGCATAGCTACGTTACAGATCCACTACAACTGCTCGCATTGTCGCTGGCTACAGTGGAAAGACATGATATACAGTGCTCGACGACATTTTTGTTGTCGGCTTATTCTCAGTACATTTTTTTTATTTGCATCACGGTGCTGGATATACCCGGCTTACTTGATCGGACGGCGTTTGGGGGTTGGTTCATTTGCGGAAGGTTTCTTTCTGGCTTCTCTGCGTCTTCTGAACGGCAGAAACATCAAATGCTGtaatgttttctttttccattttGTGCTAATGGACACTGGATCCGTTGGTCGGGTTTCGATTTGATATTCTCTTGTTGTCTCGACGCATTACGATAGCGACGGACGCCTATTCGGAGTCGCTTGAGCGGCGACCAGTACAAAGCAGATAGATAGAAATCAAAATGTCTATCAGACTCGCTCTCATCGTAGTAGACGCGTACATTCAATTAGCAGGACCATGCTGTGTTTCCCCCTCCAGATAGTTAGATAAGGTAACCTTCGGTAAAGCGGGCCCAAGTCTCCGCCAATCGCAACAACAGTATATAATACGCCCTCATCCATCCTCACAACCCATATCCCTTCGCCCCTACTTCCGACGTATCCTCTACCTCCAATTAACAATAAACAGTCAAAATCACCAAAAATGGCAGACCCCTACCAAAAGACCCTCACCTTAATCGACGCCGCGCACTCCGCCGACCCTAAACAAGTCACCCCacctcaatctcaatcccCAATACCCTACGAACTTCTCTACGCCAACAAAATGACAAAATACCTGTCTCTGCGCTCCCCTTCCGCTTCCGACGCCCTCCGCCTCGCCGTGCGCGCCCAACACCTCCGTCGCTGGGAAGTCCCGCGCACCGACTTCCCGGCCACAAAGATCGGGTACCACAGCTGGCGCAGCCACCTCGCGCGGCGGCAGGCGGAAATTGCGCGTGGGTTCTGCGTTGAAGCCGGGTATGAAGAGCCCTTTGCGGAACGGGTTGCGGCGCTTGTGAGGAAGGAGGGGTTGAAGTCCAGCGGGGAAGATGCAGACGTGCAGGTTCTTGAGGATGTTGCTTGTCTTGTGTTTTTGGAGGACCAGCTAGAGGATTTCCAGAGTGGGTAtgacgaggagaaggttATTGGGATTTTGAGGAGGACTTGGGCCAAGATGAGtgagagggggagggaatTGGCTCTGGGGATGGAGTTGAGTGGGAAGAGTAAGGAGTTGGTTGGGCGGGCTCTTGCGGATGATTCTGCTGCTTGATTGGGGTTGAAGATAAAGAGAATTTTCTTATTCTGTGAACATAGACTTTTTTTCTCCTTGAAACCCCTTTTGCGGATTATACGGAGTTGTTGCATTTTTGGGTATAACTATTGTACAGGAGAGACTTCTATTTGGTCCAGGCTATGCTATGCTATTATATGATGGAAGATTATGGTTTGGGATATGAAAGAGAGGAGTGGAGGTTATGACTCTCCGTTTATCAACCGCACCAGTCCAATTGCCGCGCCAGCAGCGACACCTCCAACGACAACCATCTGGATTCCTCCTTTGATTCCAGCAAAGATATTCTCACTGCCCTGCCAACCTCGTACAACGCCCGTCTTGATATAGCCAAAAACGAACAACGTGACAGCCATAACCGCAATGCTGCAGTACAGCGCGAAGATCACATGCTTGACAAAGAAATACGGAACAAGCGGGATGAACCCGCCAATGAAGTATCCTAGGGCTAGAGTGATCGCGCTTGTCCAGGCCTGGTTGCAGTCTGGTTCAGATTCTTTGTGGTGGAAGGTAATGAGGAATTCGCGGAGTCGGTCTGGGGAGGCGTGTAAGGAGGTGTTGATAGGGGCGATTGCATCCTCGGGGACACCGTGCGACGAGAAAATGTCGTAAACTATGGCTTGTGTTTCAGAGGGTGATGAGTCGATGAGGTCTTCGGTTTCGCGGACGGTGGTCTGGTAGGACTCTCTGCTGAAAGTTAATATCTCGGCGCAATTGACGTGGGAATCAAACTAAAAACATACGCTTCACTCTTCGCTCCAACGTATCCTCCTAAACCCATAGAGATTGCGCCTGCCGCTAGCTCTGCTAGCCCACCGAGCACAACAACCTTTGTGTTTCCCAACGCTGAGAGACCAGCACTCAAGGCGAAGGGGACTGTCAGACCGTCCGAAAGACCTAAAATAGCATCCGAGACGATACGGGGATCGATACGAGCCCGCGCGCTACCGCTGCCAGTGCTTTCAGCATCGTAGTTGGAGGGTGATGGCGAAGAATCGCGGAACGATCCATATGATCTAGATCGTTGGCCTTCTATGTCCTGATCCATGCTTccgttgctgctgtttgTGATGGTAGCAgagtcgtcttcttcctctgtcgCGAGCAACGGTTTCCCTGTGCGACTGTTAGCGACCCTCTGTCCCCAGATCTCCTCGCTGTAGGGGTTACGAACTGTAGTTTGGTTGCGTGGATTTCACACGTCTCTCTGGAAATAGTTTTTGCTTGATAAATAAGAGGGCCATCTTgtatcttcttctgttcGGCCTCTTTATTTGTTGTTGGAAGCAATTCCCAGGGCCTTTCTTTGCAGCGCTGACCGTTGGAATCGTCCAAATTAGGAACAATGCAGCTTTGGAGTCTGGACTCCTGACGTCACTGCGCTAGAGTGAATCTCGATGGATATCTTCAGCACCGAAGGTCCAAATAATGTCGGGTAAAGGGTTGCAAGTGGATTGAAAAAAGGTTTTGGGAAACAatcgagcagcagaagcaagaTATTTATCCTCACTGTCTTGCTAATTCCGAGCTATGGACGTGCATATTTGGTGTTCCCAattgtttccttttttttctttgccCTCGCCGCGTCCACCCCCACTCGACCAATCACCATCGATAGAATTGTCAGCGAACAATGATCTGCTCGAACACCACACAAAGGCAGTGAGCACAGCTACCAATCAGTTTAACATGATTAGTTCTGATGCTGCATGATGACATTCGTGTCCGTCGTCAATGGCCAGATCTTGTTGAACTGGGTTTTCGGTCTTTTGCCTGGCCTCCAAGGTGGTCAGCTCAGTCTCGCAATCCCTAATTAGGGTTCAGGATGCACTGGATGGTGGGTATGGACTATGGTGCCGTCTCATCTCGGTGAATCGTCGGGCAGGGCGAACATCACGGCAGAAAACGGCAGAAACGTTGGATCGACACGGGTGAGGATCTCGCCGATGGGCTATTTGACCCAAGAGCTCGTCAAGGATGTCAATCAAGCACTTTCTGGGAAAGAGGACCAGACTGTGGTATGTATCACTGTACTCTGGGACGATTGCCCAACATAGCTCCACTCTAGCACTCAGGGCCAAACACCATCAGGAGGGCGCACAATAAATCCGGGCGAGCGAAACCTTACTCTCTATCCAAACTGGTCTCAAAAGAACCCCTTGTGGCGTGAGCTAACTAGTTACACCTTGGACATTATTTCCGGCGCGGGCCTTGCCTTATCCTTTTTTCTAGCATTAGCGGGCAACTTCTGATGAAGCATTGACGGGGGACCAGTACTGGTACTTTCTATCAACCCCGGGGTTGCTCAGTTTCCCCCAGACGCAACATGCGCAAGACGCACCGCCGTTACATATGATCGCGCGTTGACCCGTTTGTCGAAGGGCCCAGTCGATTGGTTCGTTTTGTCTCAGGCAGATCATTATTGAAACTCGATTCTAGCCATGAGATCTGGCTAGCTCGCCTCGTTGCCCCTGAACTGCGATCATGAAACTGAGCAGGATTTGGCCCATAAAGAGGCCTAAGGCTGCAACTGCAATTTTGATGTTCTTTCACGCACGGGTCACACCCGCACCCGCCAATCATAACCGCTCATTTCTTCGGAATTCTGGTATATAATTCAACTAATTCAGGTCTCTATTGCCTTCGGGCATTTGGTCAATTTGAAACGATACAGAGAAGATTAGCATGGCCCCTGCACTAAGGATGACACGCTCAATCAAAGAGAAGCTAccagttttttttttcactcCCCGACTCTATTTGGCTGAGTTTCGCCTAAAACGGCGGGTTGCCTATTCTGACGACAGCGGTTCGAAACTAGGtgtattcttctttttttttttccgccACCGACGACTTACTAGCGATTTTACAAAGACGGTAGGCGTGATTTCTCGGCGATATTAATATTCATATTCATAATCAGgtagtaaatatatagtatatatagatatatgCTCTATTACAGCAGTTTCAAACCCCCATCCTTAAGCAAGCAGACGTACGCCACAGCATGTTGTGATCAAACAGTCAACCTAAGTCCTAAGCACCGCCTTCTCTCTTCGCATACTCTTCCTCCATGCGCTCCTCATAGAGTCGatcagcctcctccttgcTCAAAGGCTGACCTTGTTCATTAATTGCCGTAGGAAAGCTGTTTCCTGCGAagctggtggttgtggtgttgTCGCCGCCAGTGGTGGCGCTGCTCTGCGCCGAGGATTGAGTGTTGTTTGCGGAGGTGTCTTTGGTTTGACTTTTGTCCGAGTAGAGTGGGATAGGCATTTTGGTTATTGGATGTGTCGATATATCTTCCTTGTTTTTATGTAAGTGAGTTCTTTGCCAGTGTAggttaaaataaataatgaATTCAAGATCTTGGATTTTAGAACCGGGAGTGGTTTACGTCACACGGCGAAATATATATTGACGATAAAACCGCCAAGTCAGGTGATTTTCTAGAAATGCGTGGCGATATTAATGTTTTCAATCTACGCGGTACAATTGAGACTGATGTTACTCATTATGCAACTGGGGCAAAATCCTGAAGATGTTCAGGTATAGTGTATTGCATTTGTTCATTCCTTCATTGCCCTTGCCACATTATGCCGATGAAAATGGGTCCGCATCCACCAATAGTAAATGCAACAAAAACGCATTCTCTGTACACCGTACACAAATTCTCCTAACCATTCAAAACAACTCCTCCGTTCGGGTGTAAACTTTGGCCAGAAATAAAGCTACTATCCTGGCTAGCGAGGAAAACGAAGCACGTCGCGACTTCGCTGGGCTGTCCCGGACGACCCATCGGCGTGCCGCTGAATTGTTCGATCGCGGATGTGTTCATGGTTGCTGGAATTAGAGGCGTCCAGACTAACTGACTGTTAGCTTGTAATCCAGAGTCGTCTGTCAAATGTTTCCCTTGACACACCTGGTCCCGGACACACGGCGTTAACCCGGATGCCCTTGCTACATTGCTGATTGGACAACCCTCTGGTAAACGCAACAATCGCGCCCTTGGTCGCTGTGTAGTCAAGAAGATCGGGTCGACCGATGTATGGGTTAACTGAGGCGCAGTTGATGATGGTTGAGCCTGACTTCAAATGCGGCAGAGTATACTTGGACATGTAGTAAACGGGGTGGATGTTGGTGTCGAATGTACTCTCCCACTGAGCCCTGGAGTAGAAGATGCTGTCAGAACAACCCATACTCCCCTGCTGAGAAAGAATGGGTTCGGCAACAACTCACTCATCCAAATCCTTAATATCATCAATCATATGCTGCGTCCCAGCATTATTCACCAAGATATCGATCCCACCCAACGACTGCAATGCCGTCTCAACGGCCTTCTTACAGTTCTCCTTGGTGCGCAGGTCCACGGCTAGGAGATAACACTTCTGTCCAGCTTCCTCTACCCTTCTCTTCGTCTCCTGtgcatccttctcttcctcgggtAGATAGGTGATCAGGCTCGAAGCGCCTTCCATCGCATACAGAATCGCGATCGCGCGCCCGATCCCAGAGTCGCCACCTGTGATAATGGCTTTCTTCTCTGTTAATTTGCCCGCGGCCT
This sequence is a window from Aspergillus puulaauensis MK2 DNA, chromosome 6, nearly complete sequence. Protein-coding genes within it:
- a CDS encoding putative C6 transcription factor (COG:K;~EggNog:ENOG410PHFN;~InterPro:IPR036864,IPR007219,IPR001138;~PFAM:PF00172,PF04082;~TransMembrane:1 (o522-543i);~go_function: GO:0000981 - DNA-binding transcription factor activity, RNA polymerase II-specific [Evidence IEA];~go_function: GO:0003677 - DNA binding [Evidence IEA];~go_function: GO:0008270 - zinc ion binding [Evidence IEA];~go_process: GO:0006351 - transcription, DNA-templated [Evidence IEA];~go_process: GO:0006355 - regulation of transcription, DNA-templated [Evidence IEA]), with amino-acid sequence MASPRDPASQKPQFTNPWETSPSKATDGSSPSFDGRIAHTLAACTRCRQRKSKCDPRIPKCGPCDRTNAQCVYYDSTRKRTIPRTYIVQLRETARRLEKELEEEEKDFQQAADAELIVRGAGRIRFKEHDEARYLGPSSGIAITRLVMEMAKQNTHSKSIKDVVPESTAQKIKDAFTQESGKPTSKVYPMISFIAQPDLPLKHVTYKLIDVFTVKAQAMLPTLHIPTFRQEVEEVFNGSNDPCQNFQLRMVIAISMQKMSTAYAGLADSYYLAALPFLEASLRRMDLKSLQCLVLIAQYSLLTPTRTAAYWVVGMAIKLCQDLGLTEEATITQSRTGKQLDPLEVDMRRRLFWITTSMEFGLSHSLGRPSCYSVSHDNIHVKFFEPVDDKYITREGIHPDAKPILPKCIAIHFFKMRLLQLEIRRTLYLSKRDTPVDDHDPWFSQMLAKLDQWVASCPTHDGGSGLSGKWFQGRLNTMIVFMYRPSPQIPEPSVYAARRCYEASVFNVFMHREQIETGSVDLTWIFTQSLFMALNTILWSLSYPEIRKEHHLKEVERSLEVALEGIMLAAERWPGVRSAGMLYENLIAACLRAYNTEESFVVHSPSNPSSHPTPASSQDVQSPPSIASPASTAASIHSQHLLAGGSSVGETASAGTFSRGPSADPTIPFPPTTTASYIPNDPVNAVEAPSWDSSVPPDAAPETQTSLSFELSNDTLLSGSDLNFDPSTPFNSFPSVVPGLPGWDPSFSLSSTTAGGPLAFSDATADPMSWVDTLGDQYSQYFNGEYPATPWRGRTLSQQEQLELMDSLADHIPDVTTQLAMQTATAHYQS
- a CDS encoding uncharacterized protein (COG:S;~EggNog:ENOG410PN5H;~InterPro:IPR013942;~PFAM:PF08633;~go_component: GO:0016592 - mediator complex [Evidence IEA];~go_function: GO:0003712 - transcription coregulator activity [Evidence IEA];~go_process: GO:0006357 - regulation of transcription by RNA polymerase II [Evidence IEA]) translates to MSDRTPSAPLRTGPPSPSSPAPFTSLKDSLQPTITPDQIPQTPTSPPLMSVSAPNNASDFASMQALPNQATSQPASLSSPPSSAPMSTQTSQQPTAGITNSFPTPASSVDPDHTDKSFGTGISETGAPGPAGASVVPSQQSEHRRTDHDRNSESPQTGTGVRDFAQMGGSSQVPHGDAMELDTEPSAHTNSSWPSLESLQKEFSSAYHLCKSSHIATGPDPSVDLISLYGLGPVARSVARNDPVTGEKINRLRKSYEGKLKGLGLSGRNKPVKHDSSTPGGLRQMTMWPEEEWQNQKVFGKEIKVADMDSALHNLQMKAMKMEPGPVPNNDYWEDMLGHDKPTKSTSIGEAAKKPAAPQNSVRTGAQPNGTPITAESDRSRPSRGRKRNYDDNSFVGYGEGYADDDDESGFYSNSDGGGKKKRKKDHVSKIPAPPDRGGSYGVGMFGIGAR
- a CDS encoding DUF4202 domain-containing protein (COG:S;~EggNog:ENOG410PN26;~InterPro:IPR025255;~PFAM:PF13875) — encoded protein: MADPYQKTLTLIDAAHSADPKQVTPPQSQSPIPYELLYANKMTKYLSLRSPSASDALRLAVRAQHLRRWEVPRTDFPATKIGYHSWRSHLARRQAEIARGFCVEAGYEEPFAERVAALVRKEGLKSSGEDADVQVLEDVACLVFLEDQLEDFQSGYDEEKVIGILRRTWAKMSERGRELALGMELSGKSKELVGRALADDSAA
- a CDS encoding VIT1/CCC1 transporter family protein (COG:S;~EggNog:ENOG410PHKX;~InterPro:IPR008217;~PFAM:PF01988;~TransMembrane:3 (o220-243i250-269o289-311i);~go_function: GO:0005384 - manganese ion transmembrane transporter activity [Evidence IEA];~go_process: GO:0030026 - cellular manganese ion homeostasis [Evidence IEA]), translated to MALLFIKQKLFPERRVKSTQPNYRKPLLATEEEDDSATITNSSNGSMDQDIEGQRSRSYGSFRDSSPSPSNYDAESTGSGSARARIDPRIVSDAILGLSDGLTVPFALSAGLSALGNTKVVVLGGLAELAAGAISMGLGGYVGAKSEAESYQTTVRETEDLIDSSPSETQAIVYDIFSSHGVPEDAIAPINTSLHASPDRLREFLITFHHKESEPDCNQAWTSAITLALGYFIGGFIPLVPYFFVKHVIFALYCSIAVMAVTLFVFGYIKTGVVRGWQGSENIFAGIKGGIQMVVVGGVAAGAAIGLVRLINGES
- a CDS encoding oxidoreductase, short-chain dehydrogenase/reductase family (COG:Q;~EggNog:ENOG410PHD4;~InterPro:IPR002347,IPR036291,IPR020904;~PFAM:PF00106,PF13561,PF08659;~go_function: GO:0016491 - oxidoreductase activity [Evidence IEA];~go_process: GO:0055114 - oxidation-reduction process [Evidence IEA]), whose product is MEPETQKPSRGPQSQFQTGHEVPVQQQKKPGLQSQMENPQPTSTQIPSEDQGYQTYKAAGKLTEKKAIITGGDSGIGRAIAILYAMEGASSLITYLPEEEKDAQETKRRVEEAGQKCYLLAVDLRTKENCKKAVETALQSLGGIDILVNNAGTQHMIDDIKDLDEAQWESTFDTNIHPVYYMSKYTLPHLKSGSTIINCASVNPYIGRPDLLDYTATKGAIVAFTRGLSNQQCSKGIRVNAVCPGPVWTPLIPATMNTSAIEQFSGTPMGRPGQPSEVATCFVFLASQDSSFISGQSLHPNGGVVLNG